Below is a window of Brachyspira hampsonii DNA.
ACTTATAATGATTGAGTTATCAGCATTAAAATTTTCTAATGTATGATTATTCAAAATACCAAAAACCTCATTATCATTTTTTATATCAATGCCATTTATAACAATTTCTTCTTCTCCCAAATGAGATATTAAACTAGCTCTGTATTTCAGCCTTGATGCTATAGGACTTGATTTAAATATTTCTCTTAATTTCTGCTCTTTTTGAGAATAATCAAATATATAATAATCATCTAATATATAATCTCTTGATTCTTTATAAATACTATTCATTATATTAATATTACTTAAAGAAGTTTCAGAATCATTTTTGCTTAAATAATTCACAGAAAATAATGCAGTAAATGTTATTACTATAGATATTAAACAAGTAAGTATATTAATTTTTTTCATAAATATCCCAAATAAAAATAATAATATTAAAGAAGATTATATCTTAATAGACATTTTTGTAAATAGTAAATATTATTTTTTGATAAGTAATTATATATTTAGAAGCAAACCTATATATTAAAAAAATGCTGACATATAAACAATTATACATCAGCATTATAATCAAAATTACAATTCTATTAATAAAAGAATAATATAAAATAAACAATTAATCTGATTTTCTCATTTGAGGGAAAAGAATTGTATCTCTAATACTAGCAGCATTCAAGAATAATATAGCCATTCTGTCAATACCTATTCCAAGTCCGCCTGTAGGAGGAAGTCCGTATTCCAAAGCATTAATATAATCCAAATCCATATCCATAGTTTCGTCTTCGCCGCGTGCTTTTGCTTTTAACTGTTCTTCAAATCTTTCTTTTTGGTCTATTGGATCATTAAGTTCGCTGAAACCATTAGACAGCTCCATTCCTCCTATAAATAGTTCATATCTTTCTGTAATATCAGGATTATCAGGATATGATTTTGAAAGAGGAGAAACTGCTTTAGGATAATTAATAACGAATGTAGGCTGTATTAATTTTTCTTCAACTTTTTCTTCAAACACTGCAACCATTACTTCCCATTTAGTAGGCTTAGTTTTTGAAGTGTCTATTTCTACTCCAACTGATTTAGCTTTTTCTAATGCCTCATCATCTGACTGTATAGCATTAAAATCAAGCCCGGAATGTTCTTTAACCAAATCTACCATAGGTATTCTTGCAAATGGAGGCTTAAAATTAATCTCATAATCTTTATACTCTGAAGTGTATTTTCCGTTTAATTTATAGCATACTTTAGAAAAAACATCCTCTACTAATTCCATAACCTTATAGAAGTTAGCATAAGCCATGTACGCTTCCATCATAGTAAACTCAGGATTATGCCTTGTAGATATGCCCTCATTGCGGAAATTTCTATTAAGTTCAAATACTCTGTCAAAACCTCCTACAACCAATCTTTTCAAATAAAGTTCAGGTGCTATTCTAAGATAAAGAGTCATATCCAAAGTATTATGATGCGTAACAAAAGGTTTGGCCTTAGCTCCTCCAATTAAAGGATGCATCATAGGAGTTTCTACTTCTAAAAAACCATTTTCCAACATTACTTCTCTTACAGCTGAAATCATTTTAGATCTTTTAATAAATGCTTCTTTAACATTATCATTCATTATCAAATCAACATATCTTTGTCTGTAGCGAAGTTCTGTATCTGTAAGTCCATGGAATTTTTCAGGCAAAGGATTTAAAGATTTTGTTAATAATTTTAATTCATTTGCATATATTGTAATTTCTCCTGTTTTTGTTCTAAATACTGTTCCTTTTACACCTACAATATCACCTATATCTATTAATTTTTTAAATACTGTATTATAAAATTCATCTCCTACCTTATCTCTTTGTATATAAGCCTGAATACTGCCTTCAGAATCTTTTATAGTTAAAAATGAAGATTTGCCCATAACTCTGTATAGCATAATTCTGCCTGCTATAGCAACTTCTGTCTGATTCTTTTCTAATTCATCAAATTTTTCTGCTATTTCCTTTGATTTGTAAGTTACATCATAGCTGTTTGGAAATGGGTTGATTCCCATATTTCTTAAAGTGTTTAATTTCTCTTTTCTGTTTTCTTTTTCTACACTAGTACTTTTTTCATTTTGTGTATTTTCAGAATTATTTTGATTTTCTGACATTAAATTATCCCTCTTAAATTATTTGTTATTTATAATGAAATAACATGAAAAATATTGCTATAAATATATATTAAAAACAAAAAAAATTCTATAAAAAATTAACATTATTGAATATACTATTATTAAAAAAATGATAATAGCTGAATATGTATTCTGATAAAATTTAATTTAGATTGTATAACTTAGATGCAATATAAAATATATTAAATAAAGTTAATGAATGCTAGTAATTACTTTACAATATTAGAAAATATATTATCATTAATATATGAATAATAAATTAAAAATTATAAAATATAAAGCTATACTATTTTTCATAGGACTGATATTTTTATTTGCATCATTTATTATAATATATATTAATTTTAGATTTAATGATGACAATATAATTAAAGTAAATGCCAATGTAGAGAGTATTGAGCATTATGAATACGGCATTATAAAAAAACAAAAATTTGCAAATGTGATTTATAGTTTTATTTATGAAGGAAAAGAAGTAATTCTTACAAATTCATATTTGGAAAATTCAGACAATGATATTGCTGTAAATTCAAAAACTGAAATACTTTATGATAGAATAAGCAGCACTATAGTAACTAAGCCTAGTATATATACATTAATTATAGCATTTATATTTATAATATTGGCTATAGTAGTAATTGTATTTGCTTTTAAATTGAAGCAAAATAATATATATGTATCGCCGAAACTATAGAAATAAATTTTATTAAAAATAGCTGATAATTAATTTAGTAAATCATCAGCTATTTATTTTTTATTTATTGTTGTTATTCTCGAAAAAGCCTATAAGACCCTTGATAATGACTTATCTAGGCGGCTTTTTCTTATTTATATATTAAAAAATCTCGCTTATAAAGAGCTAATAACTTCCTTCGTCAGTTATCAGCTGCTCTATTTTTTATTTATTGTTGCTATGCTCGAAAAAGCCTATAAGCCCATCGATAATGACTTATCTAGGTGGCTT
It encodes the following:
- the lysS gene encoding lysine--tRNA ligase — protein: MSENQNNSENTQNEKSTSVEKENRKEKLNTLRNMGINPFPNSYDVTYKSKEIAEKFDELEKNQTEVAIAGRIMLYRVMGKSSFLTIKDSEGSIQAYIQRDKVGDEFYNTVFKKLIDIGDIVGVKGTVFRTKTGEITIYANELKLLTKSLNPLPEKFHGLTDTELRYRQRYVDLIMNDNVKEAFIKRSKMISAVREVMLENGFLEVETPMMHPLIGGAKAKPFVTHHNTLDMTLYLRIAPELYLKRLVVGGFDRVFELNRNFRNEGISTRHNPEFTMMEAYMAYANFYKVMELVEDVFSKVCYKLNGKYTSEYKDYEINFKPPFARIPMVDLVKEHSGLDFNAIQSDDEALEKAKSVGVEIDTSKTKPTKWEVMVAVFEEKVEEKLIQPTFVINYPKAVSPLSKSYPDNPDITERYELFIGGMELSNGFSELNDPIDQKERFEEQLKAKARGEDETMDMDLDYINALEYGLPPTGGLGIGIDRMAILFLNAASIRDTILFPQMRKSD